TATGGTGGAGCCCCGATCCGCGCATGGTTTTGATCCCCGGTGAATTTAAACTGTCCGGCTCCCTCGCAAAAGTCCTGCGCAGCAGTGCCTTTGAGCTGCGCATCGACAGCGCATTCGAACAGGTGATGAAGGAATGTGCCGCCCCCCGCGGCGATCAACCCGGCACCTGGATCAGCGATGAGATGATCGCCGCCTATGTCGAACTGCACCGATTAGGCCATGCGCACTCAATAGAAAGCTGGCAGAACGGCAAACTTGCCGGTGGCTTATATGGCGTTGCAATCGGTCGCATGTTCTACGGTGAATCGATGTTCAGCCGTGTCTCTAACGCGTCAAAAATCGCGCTGCACCATCTTTGCCAGCAACCCTATGACTTGATCGATTGCCAGATGCACACCCCGCACTTAGCCTCACTAGGCGCAAGACTGCTGCCGCGCGATCAGTTTATTGCGAGCGTGAGTGAGTTGACGCGTATCAATTCGACATTAGCGCCATGAGTACGCTTAACGACACGCCGATCTCGGCGCTGCATTTTTATCTGACAGCCCCCTATCCATGCAGCTACCTGCCGGATTTGCAGGCGCGCTCGCAGGTCGCCACGCCGGGATTTTTGATCAATTCGGCGCTGTACTCCCAACTCGTGCGCTACGGATTCCGGCGCAGCAGCAGCCACATCTATCGTCCCCGCTGCGACACCTGTAGCGCCTGCATTCAGATGCGCGTGCGTGCAGAAGATTTCTCGCCTAACCGGTCTCAGCGCCGCGCCTGGTCGCAACACAGCACGCTCAATGCGACCCTGCATGCACTGCAGGACAAGCCCGAATATTTTGAGTTGTATCAACGCTATCAGCTTGCCCGCCACCCTGACGGCGGAATGGACAATGACGATTTTGAGGCCTACCAGACATTTATATTGCAAAGCCATGTCGACACACTGCTGGTAGAATTCCGTCAGGACGGGATATTGCGCATGGTCAGCATAGTCGATCTACTCGATGACGGCCTCTCATCCGTGTACACCTTTTACGACCCTGATGTTCCCCGCGCCCGTTTCGGTATCTACAACGTCTTGTGGCAAATTGAATTGTGCCGCAAACTGAATTTGGATTTCGTTTACTTAGGCTACTGGATAGCGAACAGCCGAAAAATGTCGTATAAAACCCAATATCAACCGGCAGAAGGCTTGCAGGATGGTCACTGGTCAGAACTGCGCAACAAACAAACTGAAAGCTTGAAAATATGAAAACACGTCTGGGAATTTTCATCGTCGCGCTGCTGCTTTTACCGCTGGCGGGATTTTTTATAAGCGGCGGTGAGTGGCAACAACTGACCGTAGCCACAGGATCTGACGACGTCATTGCCGGCACCTTGCGCACCAGCATCATGCTGATGATTTACGTGTTTCTGCTCAATCTGATCGTCAAACGCATGACCGGCAACGCCCCGCTGGATACGCAGCGCCCCTACTTCATCGCCGTGGGGGCGGCCAGCGCGGTACTGTGCTGGCAACTGAGTTTCCTGAACCTCT
Above is a window of Gallionella capsiferriformans ES-2 DNA encoding:
- a CDS encoding arginyltransferase, which produces MSTLNDTPISALHFYLTAPYPCSYLPDLQARSQVATPGFLINSALYSQLVRYGFRRSSSHIYRPRCDTCSACIQMRVRAEDFSPNRSQRRAWSQHSTLNATLHALQDKPEYFELYQRYQLARHPDGGMDNDDFEAYQTFILQSHVDTLLVEFRQDGILRMVSIVDLLDDGLSSVYTFYDPDVPRARFGIYNVLWQIELCRKLNLDFVYLGYWIANSRKMSYKTQYQPAEGLQDGHWSELRNKQTESLKI
- the aat gene encoding leucyl/phenylalanyl-tRNA--protein transferase → MIPWLAEHTPFPPVASARQEPNGLLAAGGSLTPERLLSAYRRGIFPWFSPGEPLLWWSPDPRMVLIPGEFKLSGSLAKVLRSSAFELRIDSAFEQVMKECAAPRGDQPGTWISDEMIAAYVELHRLGHAHSIESWQNGKLAGGLYGVAIGRMFYGESMFSRVSNASKIALHHLCQQPYDLIDCQMHTPHLASLGARLLPRDQFIASVSELTRINSTLAP